A window of the Methanoculleus horonobensis genome harbors these coding sequences:
- the tes gene encoding tetraether lipid synthase Tes, which produces MLIKKTKSLCPTCGRVLDADIVEEEGKVWLVRTCPEHGAYRGLYWSDAEMYRRFDAYEHTGDGISNPQKVASPAGCPNDCGVCENHRSTTLLSNIDLTNRCNLNCDFCFANARACGFVYEPTFDQVVGMLRMLREQKPVPAPAVQFSGGEPTMRDDLPEIIRKAKELGMSQVQVATNGIRLAQEPDYARQLKEAGLSTVYLHFDGVSRETNSKLASDRRAIENCERIGMGVVLVPTVIKGRNDHEVGAIIKYAAEHIKTIRGVNFQPVAFTGAASEDDVRNERITIPELAERIEEQTDGVIKKDYFYPVPCVVPISELVRTYTGKPQITFTTHQHCGAATYVFVTDEGMVPVNKMVDVDAFFESVEKMTANLAKGGSLNKYVTLVEGVKDLYGSTRKAEQKNTGEFMKLIGKALIMQNFEALREFHWNALFIGTMHFMDRYNYDLSRVQRCCIHYATPDGRLIPFCTYNSGPVYREQVWKAFAEPGTDE; this is translated from the coding sequence ATGCTGATAAAGAAGACGAAGAGCCTCTGCCCAACATGCGGTCGCGTGCTCGATGCCGATATCGTTGAGGAGGAGGGTAAGGTCTGGCTTGTCCGTACCTGCCCGGAACACGGTGCGTACCGGGGCCTCTACTGGTCCGACGCAGAGATGTACCGGAGATTCGACGCTTACGAGCACACCGGAGATGGGATCTCGAACCCACAGAAAGTTGCTTCCCCGGCAGGATGCCCGAACGACTGCGGTGTCTGCGAGAACCACCGGTCGACGACGCTGCTCTCAAATATCGATCTGACGAACCGGTGCAACCTCAACTGCGACTTCTGCTTTGCGAACGCCAGGGCATGCGGTTTCGTCTACGAACCAACCTTCGACCAGGTCGTCGGGATGCTCCGCATGCTGCGCGAGCAGAAGCCCGTCCCGGCACCTGCCGTCCAGTTTTCGGGCGGCGAGCCGACGATGCGCGACGATCTTCCCGAGATCATCCGGAAGGCAAAAGAACTCGGGATGTCCCAGGTGCAGGTCGCGACGAACGGTATACGGCTTGCGCAGGAGCCCGACTACGCCAGGCAGCTCAAAGAGGCAGGGCTCTCCACCGTCTACCTCCACTTCGACGGCGTGTCCCGCGAGACGAACTCGAAACTCGCAAGCGACCGGCGGGCCATCGAAAACTGCGAGAGGATCGGCATGGGGGTGGTGCTGGTGCCCACGGTCATCAAGGGCAGGAACGACCACGAGGTGGGGGCCATCATCAAGTACGCCGCCGAGCATATCAAGACCATCCGGGGCGTCAACTTCCAGCCGGTGGCGTTCACCGGGGCCGCAAGCGAGGATGACGTCAGGAACGAGCGGATCACCATCCCCGAGCTTGCGGAGCGGATCGAGGAGCAGACGGACGGCGTGATCAAGAAGGACTACTTCTACCCGGTGCCCTGTGTCGTTCCGATCTCCGAACTCGTTCGGACGTATACCGGCAAACCCCAGATCACGTTCACCACGCACCAGCACTGCGGCGCAGCGACCTACGTCTTCGTCACCGACGAAGGGATGGTTCCGGTCAACAAGATGGTGGACGTCGACGCCTTCTTCGAGTCGGTCGAGAAGATGACGGCGAACCTCGCGAAAGGCGGGTCGCTCAACAAGTACGTGACCCTTGTCGAGGGGGTCAAAGACCTCTACGGCTCCACGAGGAAGGCGGAGCAGAAGAACACCGGGGAGTTCATGAAACTGATTGGGAAGGCTCTCATCATGCAGAACTTCGAGGCCCTGCGTGAGTTCCACTGGAACGCCCTCTTCATCGGCACGATGCACTTCATGGACCGATACAACTACGATCTCTCCCGGGTGCAGCGGTGCTGCATCCACTACGCGACCCCCGACGGCCGCCTGATCCCGTTCTGCACCTACAACAGCGGCCCGGTCTACCGCGAGCAGGTCTGGAAGGCCTTCGCAGAGCCCGGGACGGACGAGTAA
- a CDS encoding ornithine cyclodeaminase family protein, which translates to MKYYPVHAGYPPYAEVNPAVEAAFAEHGRGNVQMPPKVYVTFVESGDFRTMPAYLPARGIAGVKIVNVHPQNRTRGLPTVMALTVIIDITTGIPTAIINATELTALRTGAAGAIAAKYLAPRHPITLGIVGAGRQAEAQVEATAASLAIEEILVWSRSEKSAEAFAERYSEYNARSVPLERACDCDVLTTTTPSTKPVVMADWIHEGTHINAIGADAPGKQELDPAILAKAEVFVDDPGQAAHSGEINVPVGTGDYDPARIAGTLGEVVIGKKGRSSPDAITIFDSTGLAIQDLAIAALVLRDDGEYELPFP; encoded by the coding sequence ATGAAGTATTACCCGGTTCATGCGGGGTACCCGCCGTATGCCGAGGTGAACCCGGCGGTTGAAGCGGCCTTTGCCGAGCATGGGAGGGGCAATGTTCAGATGCCCCCGAAGGTCTACGTGACGTTCGTCGAGAGCGGGGATTTCCGGACGATGCCGGCATACCTCCCGGCCCGGGGGATTGCCGGAGTGAAGATCGTCAACGTTCACCCGCAGAACCGCACGAGGGGCCTCCCCACCGTCATGGCGCTCACTGTCATCATCGATATAACAACCGGTATCCCGACGGCGATCATCAACGCCACCGAACTCACCGCGCTGCGAACCGGGGCGGCGGGCGCCATTGCGGCGAAGTATCTCGCGCCCCGCCACCCCATCACCCTCGGGATCGTGGGGGCCGGCCGGCAGGCGGAGGCGCAGGTCGAGGCGACGGCCGCCTCGCTCGCGATCGAGGAGATCCTGGTCTGGAGCAGGAGCGAGAAGAGCGCGGAGGCTTTTGCAGAACGTTACTCCGAGTACAACGCCCGGAGCGTCCCGCTTGAGCGCGCCTGCGACTGCGACGTGCTGACCACGACGACGCCGTCGACGAAACCGGTCGTGATGGCGGACTGGATCCACGAAGGGACGCACATCAATGCGATCGGAGCGGATGCCCCCGGCAAACAGGAACTGGATCCCGCGATCCTCGCGAAAGCCGAGGTCTTCGTCGACGACCCCGGCCAGGCGGCCCACTCGGGCGAGATCAACGTCCCGGTCGGCACCGGGGACTACGACCCCGCCCGGATCGCGGGGACCCTCGGCGAGGTCGTCATCGGGAAGAAAGGACGGTCGTCCCCGGACGCCATTACGATCTTCGACTCCACCGGGCTTGCCATCCAGGACCTCGCCATCGCCGCCCTTGTCCTGCGGGACGACGGGGAGTACGAGCTGCCGTTCCCGTGA
- a CDS encoding roadblock/LC7 domain-containing protein, whose amino-acid sequence MLPDGISLGRLQGPLSALASISPHFTGALRVSEPGGTGFVLVQTGKPYAAAFENSSKGLLLSGDESYRYLLDRPSLNAELIAYTAGETEAAREASREAGCLLTEGDAEPSSRIGSVETSCLDQIARQPGVVAVSVFHEGFALQSLGSADFEQVAAVAEDLLRAGTRITGDMEMGDLSQMNLETPTGKLIIAPYGDLSLCILAKPDANLGLIRLAIRGMQENPE is encoded by the coding sequence ATGCTACCCGACGGCATCTCACTTGGACGACTGCAGGGGCCTCTCTCGGCCCTTGCGTCAATCAGCCCTCACTTCACCGGAGCGTTGCGTGTCAGCGAGCCCGGAGGAACCGGGTTCGTCCTGGTTCAGACCGGGAAGCCATATGCAGCCGCGTTCGAGAACAGCAGCAAAGGTTTGCTGCTCAGTGGAGACGAATCTTACAGATACCTGCTTGACCGGCCGTCGCTCAATGCCGAACTCATCGCCTACACCGCCGGGGAGACCGAGGCAGCCCGGGAAGCCTCCCGTGAGGCCGGGTGCCTGCTCACCGAGGGCGATGCAGAGCCTTCTTCCCGGATTGGGTCGGTGGAGACGAGTTGCCTCGACCAGATAGCGCGGCAGCCGGGCGTCGTTGCGGTCTCGGTCTTCCACGAGGGGTTTGCCCTTCAGTCGCTCGGCTCCGCGGACTTCGAGCAGGTGGCTGCGGTCGCCGAAGACCTGCTCCGTGCCGGCACCCGCATCACCGGCGATATGGAGATGGGCGATCTCTCCCAGATGAACCTCGAGACACCGACAGGGAAACTCATCATCGCACCCTACGGCGATCTCTCTCTCTGCATCCTTGCAAAGCCGGATGCCAACCTCGGCCTGATCCGGCTCGCGATACGGGGGATGCAGGAGAACCCCGAGTGA
- a CDS encoding roadblock/LC7 domain-containing protein — MLKQILGEFLKLDGVTAAVVAGRDGFVIESVVAGDVDVEALGAMASTGMGTSEAMSDELGKGEMSQMLIELENGPILLSPLSEDELIAIVANANVNVGRIRYELKKNRDRITAAL; from the coding sequence ATGCTTAAACAGATCCTGGGAGAATTCCTGAAACTTGACGGGGTTACCGCCGCAGTCGTGGCGGGGCGGGACGGCTTTGTGATCGAGAGCGTCGTTGCCGGGGACGTGGACGTCGAGGCCCTGGGCGCGATGGCGTCGACAGGTATGGGTACGTCCGAAGCCATGAGCGACGAACTCGGGAAGGGCGAGATGAGCCAGATGCTCATCGAACTGGAGAACGGGCCCATCCTGCTCTCCCCGCTCTCGGAAGACGAGCTGATCGCCATCGTGGCGAACGCGAACGTTAATGTCGGGAGAATCCGCTACGAACTGAAGAAGAACAGGGATCGGATAACTGCTGCTCTGTGA
- a CDS encoding Ni/Fe hydrogenase subunit alpha: MKEITINPVTRIEGHAGVRINLNDQGQVDSAHFQVVELRGFEKFLIGASIEEAPRITPRICGICPSAHHLAAAKATDQIFGVEPPANGKKLRELLSIGQFIHSHALHFFMLAAPDFILGHDAPAESRNVIGLARHSPDLAKKAIAVRKFGQRLTEAVGGKPIHPSNALPGGMSAPLTEGKRTELVTMANEALGIAREGWEIARGLLDGVDMELGAVKTGFLGMVNNGVYSTYEGPAMMLGPDGGQLGSFSGQDYTNFIEEYSEDWSYLKFARFKGGNYYRVGPLARLNIVQKMGTEHADAALAEYRERFGTVTQATLAYNLARYIEFIASCEQAVQLLSDPGVTASSIRTPVGGVVNRRGVGIIEAPRGTLIHDYTVDENGIIERCNLIVATCQNNYGMDRGVEDMARRVVENGALTEGAANRIEMIIRAYDPCISCATHAIGRMPMKIECVRRT, encoded by the coding sequence ATGAAAGAGATCACGATCAACCCGGTGACCCGGATCGAGGGTCATGCCGGCGTCAGGATCAACCTCAACGATCAGGGACAGGTCGACTCGGCCCACTTCCAGGTCGTAGAACTGAGGGGGTTCGAGAAGTTCCTTATCGGCGCTTCAATCGAGGAGGCACCCCGAATCACGCCCCGCATATGCGGGATATGCCCCTCGGCACACCACCTGGCTGCAGCGAAGGCGACCGACCAGATCTTCGGCGTCGAACCGCCCGCGAACGGAAAGAAACTCCGGGAACTCCTGAGCATCGGGCAGTTCATCCACTCGCACGCTCTCCACTTCTTCATGCTCGCGGCTCCGGACTTCATCCTGGGCCACGACGCACCTGCGGAGAGCAGAAACGTCATCGGGCTTGCCCGCCACTCGCCGGATCTCGCAAAGAAGGCGATCGCGGTCAGGAAGTTCGGCCAGCGCCTGACGGAGGCGGTCGGCGGCAAACCCATCCACCCGTCGAACGCGCTGCCCGGCGGGATGTCGGCACCGCTCACGGAAGGAAAGAGAACCGAGCTGGTGACCATGGCGAACGAGGCTCTCGGGATCGCGCGTGAGGGATGGGAGATCGCTCGCGGCCTTCTCGACGGCGTCGATATGGAGCTCGGAGCAGTAAAGACCGGATTCCTCGGCATGGTCAACAACGGGGTCTACTCGACCTATGAAGGGCCTGCTATGATGCTCGGGCCGGACGGAGGCCAGCTCGGTTCGTTCTCGGGCCAGGACTACACGAACTTCATCGAGGAGTACTCGGAGGACTGGTCGTACCTGAAGTTCGCCCGGTTCAAAGGCGGAAACTACTACCGGGTCGGGCCGCTCGCCCGGCTCAACATCGTGCAGAAGATGGGCACGGAGCACGCGGACGCCGCTCTCGCGGAGTACCGCGAGCGTTTCGGCACCGTCACCCAGGCCACGCTCGCATACAATCTGGCGCGCTACATCGAGTTCATCGCCTCGTGCGAGCAGGCCGTCCAGTTGCTCTCCGACCCGGGCGTCACCGCTTCAAGCATCCGGACGCCGGTGGGAGGAGTCGTGAACCGCCGGGGCGTCGGGATCATCGAGGCACCCCGGGGCACTCTGATCCACGACTATACCGTCGATGAGAACGGCATCATCGAGCGGTGCAACCTGATCGTGGCGACCTGCCAGAACAACTACGGGATGGACCGCGGCGTGGAGGATATGGCACGCCGGGTGGTGGAGAACGGAGCGCTGACCGAGGGGGCAGCAAACCGCATCGAGATGATCATCAGGGCGTATGACCCCTGTATCTCGTGCGCGACACACGCGATCGGGAGAATGCCCATGAAGATCGAGTGCGTTCGGAGAACATAG
- a CDS encoding NADH-quinone oxidoreductase subunit B family protein: MKIAIEELAGCSGCTIAVLDLHEMLLDIVAEAEIVYSPVIMDVKEPPEGIDIAFVTGAVRNEENRERLEKIRKRSKTLVALGTCACYGGVSGLSMLSSNEDLFSCVYREVETTKPDGVIPTDVPPFLYRAFAVGDLVKIDYYVTGCPPKEAFLKQIIPAMVAGDTLELSRKSVCSECDRKMGTVENWTLKRRHEGIPDREHCLLGQGYLCLGSVTFGRCGASCPKNNIPCHGCNGPSLDILREPCRDIYGMMARRISDLTDKPQKEVEKELYDVAHTMYAFTIGSLIMEDKENSKIRDLVKERSR, from the coding sequence ATGAAGATTGCTATTGAAGAACTGGCAGGATGTTCGGGATGCACGATCGCGGTGCTTGACCTTCACGAGATGCTCCTCGATATCGTCGCGGAAGCGGAGATCGTCTACTCCCCGGTGATCATGGATGTCAAGGAGCCTCCTGAGGGTATCGATATCGCGTTCGTGACGGGAGCCGTCCGGAACGAAGAGAACCGCGAGCGTCTGGAGAAGATCCGGAAGCGGTCGAAGACCCTTGTCGCACTCGGAACCTGCGCCTGCTACGGGGGCGTATCGGGTCTCTCGATGCTGAGTTCGAACGAGGATCTCTTCTCCTGCGTCTACCGGGAGGTGGAGACGACGAAGCCCGACGGGGTCATCCCAACGGACGTGCCGCCGTTCCTCTACCGGGCGTTCGCGGTGGGCGACCTCGTGAAGATCGATTACTACGTCACGGGCTGCCCGCCGAAAGAGGCGTTCTTGAAACAGATCATCCCGGCAATGGTCGCGGGAGACACCCTCGAACTCTCGCGCAAGTCCGTCTGTTCGGAATGCGACAGGAAGATGGGGACGGTCGAGAACTGGACGCTCAAGCGTCGGCACGAGGGTATTCCCGATCGCGAACACTGCCTGCTCGGACAGGGCTACCTCTGCCTCGGGAGCGTCACCTTCGGGAGATGCGGCGCATCGTGCCCCAAAAACAACATCCCATGCCACGGGTGCAACGGCCCCTCGCTCGATATCCTTCGCGAGCCCTGCCGGGATATCTACGGCATGATGGCGCGAAGAATCTCAGATCTCACCGATAAGCCGCAGAAAGAGGTGGAGAAGGAACTCTACGACGTCGCACACACGATGTATGCCTTCACCATCGGGAGCCTGATCATGGAGGACAAGGAGAACTCAAAGATCCGGGATCTGGTAAAGGAGAGGAGCAGATGA